Proteins encoded together in one Coffea arabica cultivar ET-39 chromosome 2c, Coffea Arabica ET-39 HiFi, whole genome shotgun sequence window:
- the LOC113724290 gene encoding uncharacterized protein produces the protein MHSWWESISKARTRIHLLSTLLPETSSVLSFLADSDRPARSLLLSSAAYSSISSSLSSPSSGSDDDSLCLWLYDTFLSADSELRLVVLCYIPLLSSFYLSRIHSSSTTSAISPTPNLAGFEAVLLVLYSSEVKAHSGIPVFISIPYLSQPSLYHSSRNPPSNKSNPINNNPSSRPLVGVLSPPLEPQMAVKSTKRASIVGIALDCYYKQISQMPSWSKLDFCKFSADWASQDCPCKSDFDDFTTQKPNNFTESSHGLSGDSRGHNEIEDVVEEIRHLRSEGRDDELRSQGVRIPLPWELLQPALRILGHCLLGHLITEDVKAATSVAIRSLYAGPPTT, from the coding sequence ATGCACTCCTGGTGGGAGTCCATATCAAAAGCCCGCACTCGAATCCATCTCCTCTCCACTCTTCTCCCCGAAACCTCCTCAGTTCTCTCGTTCCTTGCCGACTCCGACCGCCCTGCCCGCTCCCTCCTCCTCTCTTCCGCCGCCTATTCTTCCATCTCATCTTCCCTCTCCTCCCCTTCATCCGGCTCCGACGACGACTCTCTTTGCCTGTGGCTATACGACACCTTCCTCTCCGCTGACTCCGAACTCCGCCTCGTTGTCCTCTGCTATATCCCTCTCCTCTCCTCCTTCTATCTATCCCGCATCCACTCCTCCTCCACCACATCCGCTATCTCCCCCACCCCTAATCTCGCCGGCTTCGAAGCTGTCCTTCTTGTCCTCTACTCATCTGAAGTCAAGGCTCATTCGGGTATACCCGTGTTCATTTCAATCCCTTATCTCTCTCAACCTTCTCTTTATCACTCTTCTCGAAATCCCCCTTCGAATAAATCGAACCCCATTAACAATAACCCCTCGTCTCGGCCTCTAGTCGGCGTTCTATCGCCTCCTCTCGAACCCCAGATGGCGGTGAAGtctactaaacgagcttccattGTAGGCATTGCCCTTGATTGTTATTATAAGCAGATCTCGCAAATGCCCAGTTGGTCAAAGCTTGATTTTTGCAAATTTTCGGCAGATTGGGCAAGTCAGGATTGCCCTTGTAAATCTGATTTCGATGATTTTACTACCCAAAAACCTAATAATTTTACTGAAAGTAGCCATGGGCTTTCGGGTGACTCGAGGGGTCACAATGAGATTGAGGATGTTGTGGAAGAAATTCGGCATTTGCGAAGTGAGGGGAGGGATGACGAGTTGAGGTCACAGGGGGTGAGAATTCCGCTGCCATGGGAGTTATTACAGCCGGCATTGAGGATTTTGGGGCACTGCTTGCTAGGGCATTTGATTACAGAGGATGTGAAAGCAGCAACTTCAGTGGCAATAAGGAGCTTGTATGCTGGGCCTCCCACGACCTGA
- the LOC113724291 gene encoding stemmadenine O-acetyltransferase-like, which yields MAPNLEILSIEMIKPSSPTPHHLRKHNVSLLDQLAPPIYIPLIFFYQPSQLHTYKDHAQISQFLKRSLSNVLSKFYPLAGRISSNNVSIDCNNTGALFVEAQVHSNLLQVTEKPSMEDMKQYLPLELNGGGLPMNEANTVLLAVQSNLFDCGGLAISVQISHIIADGINSVTFINAWAASCRGDAEIPQCSFDLASLFPPRDLANCGLTPTTGTKKIATKRFVFDKEKLGILKQAAAAAASSPESQVNEPTRVEAVSAFFWKHFIELSKSRADSKSHKIVAAAHPVNLRPRMNPPLPDHAFGNLWIHALTTLTAEEDKGNLARVLSNTLRNIDSNYVEQLQSGDKHLGTLKKAAELLSKGELEVCITSWCRFPVYEVDYGWGKPTWVCPTTVPLKNFVVLMSTSCGEGIEAWVNMLEEDVASFERDHTGVM from the coding sequence ATGGCGCCCAACCTGGAGATACTATCAATAGAGATGATTAAACCTTCATCACCAACGCCCCATCACCTTAGAAAGCATAATGTATCCTTACTAGATCAACTTGCACCGCCAATTTACATTCCACTCATTTTCTTCTATCAGCCTAGCCAGTTGCATACTTACAAAGATCATGCCCAAATTTCTCAGTTCCTCAAGCGTTCGTTGTCCAATGTTTTGTCTAAATTTTATCCCTTAGCTGGAAGAATTTCCAGTAACAATGTTTCAATCGATTGCAACAATACTGGTGCTTTGTTTGTTGAGGCTCAAGTTCATTCTAATCTCTTGCAGGTCACAGAAAAGCCTAGCATGGAGGATATGAAACAGTATCTGCCACTTGAGCTTAATGGTGGAGGCCTTCCCATGAACGAGGCTAACACTGTCCTTCTAGCTGTTCAAAGCAATCTCTTTGACTGTGGAGGCCTGGCCATTAGCGTTCAAATATCACATATAATAGCCGATGGCATTAACTCAGTGACTTTCATCAATGCATGGGCTGCAAGCTGCCGCGGAGATGCCGAAATTCCTCAATGTAGTTTCGATTTGGCGAGTTTATTTCCACCAAGAGACTTGGCCAACTGCGGTTTGACACCAACGACGGGTACCAAAAAGATTGCTACCAAACGTTTTGTGTTTGACAAGGAAAAGCTGGGAATACTCAAAcaagctgctgctgctgctgcttcttCTCCTGAATCACAAGTGAACGAACCTACGCGGGTGGAAGCCGTTTCAGCCTTTTTCTGGAAGCATTTCATAGAGTTATCAAAATCCAGGGCAGATTCTAAGTCACACAAGATTGTTGCAGCTGCCCATCCTGTGAACCTGAGGCCTAGGATGAATCCTCCCCTGCCTGATCACGCCTTTGGGAACTTGTGGATCCATGCTCTCACAACTCTGACTGCCGAGGAAGACAAAGGGAACCTGGCTCGTGTTTTGAGTAACACATTGAGGAACATCGATAGCAATTATGTGGAGCAACTACAGAGTGGAGATAAGCATTTAGGTACTCTGAAGAAAGCAGCGGAACTACTCTCCAAGGGTGAGCTAGAAGTTTGCATCACTAGTTGGTGTAGGTTTCCTGTGTATGAAGTGGATTATGGTTGGGGAAAGCCGACATGGGTGTGCCCTACCACCGTTCCCTTGAAGAACTTCGTTGTATTGATGAGTACAAGTTGTGGGGAGGGAATAGAAGCATGGGTGAATATGCTTGAAGAAGATGTGGCTAGTTTTGAGAGGGACCATACAGGTGTGATGTGA